The proteins below come from a single Candidatus Zixiibacteriota bacterium genomic window:
- a CDS encoding QueT transporter family protein codes for MKSNARQIAIAGLIAAVYFAITISPGISAISYGNIQFRIAEALTVLPFVYPGAIAGLFVGCLLANIFGPAGITDVIFGSLLTLLAAWLTFLLRKTKKTYLAPIPPIVINAFGVSVYISYLYEIPYLICVAEILLGQTVVCYLLGYPLLKYIMKREKHF; via the coding sequence GTGAAATCTAACGCCCGACAAATTGCGATAGCGGGACTTATCGCCGCCGTGTATTTTGCCATCACCATATCTCCCGGCATTTCGGCTATCAGTTACGGCAATATCCAATTCCGCATTGCCGAAGCCTTAACTGTCTTACCCTTTGTCTATCCGGGGGCTATCGCCGGGCTTTTTGTCGGTTGTCTTCTGGCAAACATTTTTGGCCCAGCCGGTATCACGGATGTTATTTTTGGCTCATTACTGACACTATTGGCTGCCTGGTTAACTTTTCTTTTGAGAAAAACAAAAAAGACCTATCTCGCTCCAATTCCCCCCATTGTTATAAACGCCTTTGGCGTATCAGTATATATTAGCTATCTGTATGAAATCCCCTACTTGATTTGTGTAGCTGAGATTTTATTGGGACAAACCGTTGTTTGCTATTTGCTCGGGTATCCCCTGCTCAAATACATTATGAAACGGGAAAAGCATTTTTAA